In Clostridiales bacterium, the genomic stretch TACGGGAGTGGTATTCCCCATATTTATTATCGCTCAGGCGTTTGCATGGTGGTTCGGCGACGGCTGCGCCGCGTATTTGAGTATTCACAAAGGCAGGAGCGATACCGAAAACACGCACAAATGCGTGGGAACCGGTATTACGATCACGGTTATAGCAAGCTTGGTTTTGCTCGTGGTTTTCTATCCGTTAAAGACGCAAATACTGACGCTTTTCGGCGCTTCCGAAAACAGTATCGATTACGCCATAGAGTATTTTAATATCATTCTCGGTTTCTTCCCGATATATATGGCGTCCAACATGATAAACGCCGTAGTTCGTGCGGACGGAAGTCCGTCGTGGTCTATGTTTTCCATGCTTTTGGGCGCGGTCATCAATATTATTCTCGACCCGATTTTTATTTTCGCTTGCCATTGGGGTATGGCTGGTGCGGCGTGGGCGACCGTTATCGGTCAGGTCGCTTCGTTCGTTGTAAGCATTATATACCTTTTCCGCACGAAAAACTTTAAGCTTAAACTTAAAAGCTTTATCCCGCGTCTTAGAATATTTGCGGAAGCGATCAAACTCGGTATGTCGTCGTTTATAACGCAATTGACGATAGTTATTATTTCGCTCGTTTGCAATATCATGCTCGCAAAGTACGGCGCTATGTCAAAGTACGGTATAGATATACCGATAGCGCTTATAGGTATCGAGAGCAAGGTCTTTACCGTTGTTATTAATATCGTTGTCGGTATCGTTCTCGGCTGTCAGCCCATTATCGGCTATAATATCGGCGCGAGAAAGCTCGATAGGGTAGCTAAGCTCTATAAGTCGGTTTTGCTGTGTACCGTCGTGATCGGCGTGGTGTCGACGTTGTTGTTCGAGCTCGCGCCGGGTGCGGTCGCAAGCATCTTCGGCAAGCCGACGAATATCCCCAATCCCGACGACTATTGGGATTTTGCTCGTAAGCTTTTCCGTATATTCTTATCGCTCGTAACGTTTACGTGTACCATAAAAATGTCGTCCATATTCTTTCAAGCGGTCGGCAAGCCGATTTTTGCCGTGCTTACCTCGCTTATCCGCGATATTGTTTGCTTCGTTCCGCTTATTTGCATACTTCCGCTTTTCTACGGTATCGACGGTATTTTAGCCGCCGCCCCGATCGCGGATGCCATTGCAATGATCGTTACCGCCGCGCTGACGATCGTGTATTTCAAATCTTTGGCGCGCTTAAAGAAATCGGCGCCTTCTGTCGAACAGCCGGCGGCATTAGACGAACAGGAAGAAAAGTCGGGCGAAGCGCCTACAACGGGTTCTTTGCAATCGAGCGTAATAGTTACTATTGCGCGCGAACACGGCTCGTCGGGCAAGCAAATAGCCAAGCTTGTAGCGGAAAAGCTCGGGCTTCCGTTCTATTATAAAGAAATGATAGCTATCGCCGCGCAGGAGAGCGGGCTTGACAAAGAATTTATATCGGATATTAATGCGGACGCGCCGAGCGTGCTTAAATCACTGTATTTGAGCACCGATGCGGTAAGTCAAGCCGTTAGCGCACAGGAAAAAGCTATAAACATGATAGCCGACAAGGGAAGCTGCGTTATCGTCGGTAGAGCTGCCGATTACGTTCTTCGCGAGCGCAGCGAGTTAGTCAGCATATTTGTTCATGCGCCCGAGGAATATCGTACGGAACGCATAAAAGAAGTATACGGCGATAGCCAAGAGGAAGCGTTAAAGAATATACGTCGTTCAGATAAAGCTCGCGCCGCGTATTATAAAAATATCTCCGGTAAGGTATGGGGAGATACGCGCAACTACGATTTTGCCGTAGACAGCTCGATCGGCGTTGAACAAACCGCGGAAATAATAGCGGATTATATCATTAAAAAAGTAAACGGGTAATTGAATACTTAGTTTAAAAAGGCAGGTAGAGCGATAAACTTCTACCTGCTTTTTATATTAAAGTAAATTTACTAAACCGTTCGATAGATGAATTATAAAGAAAACGGTAGCAACGCCAACGAGAAAATAGTTCTTTCGCCATAGCCCGATAAATAAATAATAGAGCGGCGGTAAGGCAAATATAAAAATTATCATTAAAGAAACGCTTTGAAGCCCGCAAAAATACAAAACCCAACCGATATAATTCATTAAAATCAATGCCGAGGCGGTAGTGAAAAAGGCAATTTCATTTTTGTCACGCAATGAAAATAATTTATTATCTTTATTTACAATAAGTACCATTACGGCAACGGATAATACGCCGAATATCTTTTCGCAAATATCCAAAAATAGGGAATTCGTCGGCATATCCATTATCGGGTTTGCTTCGAGATGAATTAGCGGCATGATCATATACGGTACTTCTTGAATAGCAAACAAAAGCAGCCCAATCAGCCATAACCCCAAATATTGATTTTTTACTATCTTTATCCATTTGAACATAACAACATTATAGCAAAAAAATATTGACTACACAAGTCTAAACTGTTATAATATTTTAAATTAAATAAATGAGATATATTATGCTTAAAGATTTGGGGGTAAAACCTTATACTTTTCCTATGCCGGTGCTTATGATTTCCTCTTATAACGAGGACGGCAGCGTCGACGTTATGAACATGGCTTGGGGCGGTGTTTGCGCCGAGAATATGGTCGCGCTCAATATTGACGAAGATCATAAGACTTCTGAAAATATAAAGCGCACGGGTGCGTTTACTTTGAGCATTGCCGACGTCGATCACATAGAAGAAGCGGACTTTTTCGGCATTGCGACAGGCAACAAGATGGGCGATAAGTTCGAGCGATCGGGCTTGCACGCCAAAAAGAGTTCGCGTGTTAATGCGCCGATCGTTGAGGAGTTCCCGTTGACGCTCGAATGTAAAGTAGTAGAATGCCAGAATACAGTTTACGGTTTCCGTGTCCTTGGCGAAATACTCAACGTACTTGCTGATGAAAAGGTGCTTGACGAAAAGGGCAAAGTCGATCCAACCAAACTCAAAGCTTTTGTTTTCGACCAATTCCAAAGCGGGTATTATGCAATAGGCGAAAAAGTCGGTCAGGCTTGGAGGTCCGGCGCGAAACTCATGAAAAAGTAATTTATTGAGTATATACCACAATATACAAAAAGGTGTCTTATTACGTTTCGAGTAAGACACCTTTTATTGTTATTAATAAAAATACGTGCGGGGAGCCGAAAGTTAATTTTGAGAGCGTTCAAGTAATTTCATATCCGAGTGTAATGAGCTTCTCTTAATGCTTACGCTTCCAAGGACAATCTTTATTAAGCCAACCGTTATCGTACCAATATTCATTATCGAGACTGGCAATACCTTTTTTGCGTATCTGCTTTTGTATAATACGACAAAATTTAAACTTAATTTTTGTTATAGTTTTCGTATGCGCCGGTTTCGAATAATTGATTTTTGCGAATTTACAAGCAAACCTATTTATCTTATTTGTCAAACCTTTGCGCTTCTTTTCGGGCAGATTATCCCATATAATATCGCTCATCAGTGCGCATTTGAATATTCCGATTTTTGAAACACCCCACCATGATAGGCTGTGTTTTATATCGGTTGCCGTTGACTTAGATCCTGCGCCGAGACATTGCGTTATTATAACGGCACGTTTTCCAAACATTTCCGCGGCGGGTCTGTGCGGCATCCAACGATAGCCGAAATGATCTAACAACGTTTTCATTGCGCCTGTGGCGTGCATAACATAGGCAGGGGATGTCATTACAATTAAATCGGCCTGTAAAAGTGATTTTTCTATGGTGTTTATGTAGGAGTAATCTTTGCAAGTATCTTCTCCTCGCATAAAGCAATTTGTACAGCCAGCACAAAAGGCGGGACAGTCTTTTGGCAAATAAAATTCCGTTATCTCTGCAACCGAGCCGAAATTTTGTAAAAAAAGCTCTTTTAGTTTATAGGTTACGCCGTGCTTTTCCGTACCGTTTATTACTGTTATTTTCATCGTTCGATCTTAAAATCCCTTTTAGAATTATTTTAATATTATTCAAATTTATTATAACTGAGAATGTTTGTAAAGTCAAGTGCCCAAGATTTAGGAAAAAATAAATCCGAACCACGCACTTGCAATAAGTATTTGGTTCGGATTTACTTAATTTGGTGCACCAAAGGCGATAAAGATTGAACCTTTATCGCAGATAAGACCTTGTCGTTATCGGCAAGGTCTATTTCTTTAATTTCCTTGTCGTTGCCGAATGTCAGATATGTAACTACTGTATCGTCGTAAACATACACCTTGTAAACGAGGTGGTCTATAAGTTTCTTTTGGTATTCCTTGTCGTTCGGGTCGCCCGTGATTAGCATAGCCACAAAGTCAATAATCTTTTCTTTGGTTATCTTTTGCCCGCGCTCTAACTCAATTTGCGCCTTGTGTGCGGTTAGGTCTTTAATCAGTATTTCAACCTCTTGCATTTTGCGCTCTATGTTCGTCCGCAGTAGGTCGTTACGCGCAAGTATAAAGGCGTTTGTAAGTTGTTCCGCCTCGTCTTGTGCGTGCCGTATTTGCGCCTCTATGCTTTTCATACCGTTGTCGCCCGTGCGTTGCTCGTAGTAGTTTATCGTGTCTTGCGCGGCTTTCTCAACGATTTTCCTATCGCTCAAAAAGTCGTGTACTACTTGCGTAACGTACAATTCCAGTTTGTCTTTGTCCTCGCGTTTCTTGTCGCAGAGGGCTTTATTTTTCTGCTTGCAAACGTAATAGTAATGTTTCTTGCCTAATCTGCTTGTGCCACCGCCTGCTATCATAGGCGTACCGCAAAGCCCGCAAAACGCTTTGCCCGTAAGCAAATACGGCTCAATAGCGGAGTTTGCTCCCGCAAGTATCTTGTTTTTCTTTAACCGCTTTTGCACCTTTTCAAAAGTCGCCTTGTCTATTATGGCGGGGTATGTATTTGTGCATAGCCGTTGCCCGTGCATAAATTCGCCCGTGTACTTGGCGTTAGACAACCAGTTTTCAAACGTGCGGAAAGTAAAGGGCTTGCCCTTGTTAAGTATGTGCCGCTTGTTGAGTGTGTCGGCAATTTCTTTCTTGTCCGTGCCGTTGGCGTACTCGGTAAAGATAAAGCGCACAACTTCGGCTTGTTCCTCGTCAATGGCAACTTTGTGTATCGTGCCTTTGTTGCCTTTCTTGTCGGTATCTATGAGCTTATACCCATAAATGAGATAACCGCCGCAATACGTGCCGTTTTTAACGCTCATGTCCAGTCCGTCGCGTACACGCTTGGAAAGTCTTTCGCTGTATTTCTCGTCGTTCCATTCAAGGAACATTTCGTATATTTCGCCGCCCTCGTCGTCGCTGACTGGCTCGGTTGCCGAAACTACCCGTATGCCGTACTGCTTTTTCAACTGCGCTTTGTACATTATGCTGTCAATGCGGTTGCGGGCAAATCTGTCAAACTTGTAAACGATAATATACTGAAATGCGCCTTTGTCCGCGTCGCTTATCATTTTCTGAAAGTCTGGGCGGTTGTCGTTCGTTCCCGTCCTTGCTTTGTCCATATAGGTCTTTACGACAGTAAAGCCCTTGCTTTCGGCGTATGCGGTGCAAATGCGTACTTGCCCCTCGATAGATTGCTCGTTTTGTCCTTGTGAACTGTACCTTGCATAGATAACTGCGTTGTTCATTGTCTGCTCCTTTGCGCGGCCTTGGTCGGACTGCGGCTTAAAATTTTGTGTTCGCTTTGGTGCTTACCCGCCTTAATTAGCAAAAAATGCCGACGAAGGAAAATTGTCAAGGGTTTGCCCCGAAGGGGACGGCGGCTTTATGCCTCACGGGAGATAAATCGCCGCCCTTGACAATTTTTCAAGGCGGTGATACCCACGCTAAAGGCGGTAAGCACAAGCGAATACAAAAACTATAAAATTCTTACTGAATTTGAATAAAGCCCACAATGATTTTACTAAAAATAGAATAATAGATTTTATCACAATAATAGGAATTACGACGCATATTGTAATAACTATTCACTTGCGATATTTTTGCCGTTTTGCTATAATAGATAAAAAGTAATTAGTAGTTGATTTTATGGCATAACTAATAAAAAGCATAAATATTCCACTCTTGGAGAACTGAAATGAAATCTTTACTTACAAAAATTATCAGCGTGTTAACAGTCTTTACGCTATGCATTGGAATGTGCGCTTGCAATACAAATGACGATAAATGTGCAAGCGGTCATACTTGGAAACTTACTTCAACTACTGCAACTTGCTTTGACGGTGGTGTTGAAAGTTATGAGTGTGAAGTTTGCAAGGAAACAAAAACTGAAAATGTTTCGGCTTACGGACACGATTTAGTTCAATCGTCTTATACTGCGCCGACTTGTAAAACAAACGGCGAGAAAGTAGAAAAGTGTTCTCGTTGCGGTTTTGAAAGTAAGCAAACGCTTTTAGTAGTTGACCACGATTATCAAGTTAAATCTACTAACCCATCAACTTGCACGGTTAAAGGAAGTCAAACGCTTGAATGTTCAATGTGCCACGAAGCAAAGAACGAGCAATTACCACTTAAAGACCACGATTATGAGCTTAAAAATACCGTGAATTCTACTTGTTTAGTTCACGGCTATAAATACTATCAATGCAAAGACTGTACAGCAAGCCGTTCGGAAGAATTACCTTTTGTCGAGCATACCTATCAAACCACAATGAAAGAAGCTACTTGTTTTACTCACGGCGGAACGGTTGAAAAATGCTCGGTATGTCAAGATGAAAAGCCTATAACCGAAACGCCTCTACTCACACACAATTTCGGTGAGGACGGTTACTGCACGAAGTGCGGAATTTATAAGACATTGTTTGACGAGAACGCTATTAGCGCAACATATAAAGGCGTAGTTATTTCAGGCAACTTAACAGCTAAATTCAATGAAGCGAATAAATCAATAGCGGACAGTTATTGGAAAGACCATACCGTTACGCTGACAATTACAATGTACGATAAAGACGGAAACGAATTAGAGAAACACTCCTTTAATTCCGCAACTATACCACACGAGGGCAATAATTTTGGCAAAATGACAATTCAATATGTTGATGTCGGCGGAAGGCTTGGCAATAGTTATGCAAACGCTTTTATTGTTTTTGTTGACGAAGGAAATATATTTTCGTCAAACAGTCGTACAAACTGCAAGTCTTTCAAAATTGAAATCTCTTGCGACGGTTACGAAACGATAGAAAAGACTTATACGATATAAGCCTTATTGGAAAAATTTACTGCTATTTTAGGAGCGAAATCAATGGGCTTTGATGAGCAAATGAGATTGACAGAGAGCGATTGGAAAACGCTATTAAAATATGACACTTGGGAATATCTAAATTTATTGCGCAAACGTCTTTCAACTAATAGAAATTGTATACTGCCTTTGTTAAACAAGATATTATACACCTTTGCATTTGAAGATTTCAGTCAATGGTATTCACAAAGTTGTTTAGAGCCAAACTTTTATAAGTTATATCGTGCGAGAATTTACACTAAACCGATTGTAAAAGAATTAGAAAACAGCCCTTTTCAAGGTTACGACGAGAAAAATAGTTTTGTTCCTCCTGCGAATAGCATTAAATTTGAAGGGCGCGTAAACAAGCGTCATCAAGTTGTTCTATATGCTGCATCATCACCACAAGGTGCAATAGCCGAAATCAATCCTAATGTTGGTAATGTTGTAAGTGTGGCAACAATAGATATAAACAGAAATCTTCATTTATTTAATATGGCACACACTAATATGGGTATAGAAGCAGGCACACCACAAAAAACTGACTGGATACAGAAATTTATATTAGATTTAGCAGAGTGCTTTTATTCGGTATACATAAATAAGGAGGATTATTATTTAAGTCAATATGTTGGCTCATATATAAAAACTTTGGGGTTTGACGGTATAAGATATTTTTCAAGCAAAAATGAAAGTAACATTAGTGAAACCGCAAATTTTAATTACGCAATTTTCAATTATGACAAATGTAAGGCTGTTTCCTCAAAAAAGTATTACATACAAAAAGTTTCTATAAGTGCCTTTGAGTTTAATTAGATTTATTAGTATTACTTTATACGCCACTATGTCACACTGTCACACTTTTTATAAAAACGTCAATATGCGTGGGCGGCGAAGCCGCCCACGCTGTGGCGTATAGTATTACCACGCCACCCCGTAACGTGTAACACTTTTGGCGTAAAAATCGTAGAAACTTGTAAATCTATGACGAAATGTATTTATTTTGATTTATGCCCATTAGGGTGGGTTCTCTTGGGTGGGACATAGTAAAACGGCAACGAGCTTAAACTCATTGCCGTTTTACTTTTACCTTTTTGCGACAAAGCCCGCAACCCCATTTACGAATACGTATTTGAGGTTCAAACTCTGTCTGTCTTGGTGCCGGTGATCGGACTTGAACCGGTACGGGCTTTCACCCGAGGGATTTTAAGTTTTTCATCATATAGTGTACTACGTAAAATAGCGGTAATTTGGGCTGTTTTGGGGATATTTTAGTCCAAAAATATGGGGATATAGGGCATATTTGTCCCTTGTTGAGAACAATTGTGTGCAGAGTTCTGCATTTATGCGAGAAAAATGCGAGAAAAAACGTTAAGATTGCATAATAGTTTTCGATACGAATATGTGGTTGAACATTTATCATGTTTTCCGAATGAAATAGCGAATATACTGATTATCCTTAATAAATTTCTTTGGATTATACATAGTGTCCTTTTAGGATTAAGTGGTTCTTTTCAAAAACGCGTAATAAGCGGACACGCTGCCGAAACCGGAATCCATGACGACGTCGATAAGGTTTTTATCGGATGAGTTCATATTTTGGTTTATATACCGAATTCGCAGTCGATTTATATACGTAGTGAAATTACAGCCGAAGTATTCGTTGAATATCTTGGAAAAGTAGTTTTTGCTGAATCCGAATTCGGCGGCGGCTTGCGATATGGTTATATGCTCGGTAAAGTGCATATTCAGGTAGTCTATTATTTTCTGAATTAGATCCAGCTCGCGTTTTTGTGTGTTCGACGAAGTATAGTTTGCAATTATCAAGCCGAATAAAACCCGTACAAGCCCGTCTATTATCAAAGAATCGCCGTCGGTATCCGTCAGATAAACCTGCATTGCCTGTACTACGTCTAAGATTTTACCGTTTATTTCTTTATTGTCGAGAATAAAAAAGTTTAGGTCGTGCCGCTCGGCTATATCCTTATAATATCGTTCGGGAATAATTATTACCGTATTTTTCGTTTGTTCGGAGCTGCCCGACAAACTGTGCGGATAATATGGCGGAATAAACAGTATTTCGCCTTTTTTCAATGTGATTTTCTTTATGCCTATCGTTACCGTAAG encodes the following:
- a CDS encoding MATE family efflux transporter: MENQQNTDFLGTAKIPKLMLKFCVPCVLSLLVSALYNIVDQIFVGNSELSTLGNAATGVVFPIFIIAQAFAWWFGDGCAAYLSIHKGRSDTENTHKCVGTGITITVIASLVLLVVFYPLKTQILTLFGASENSIDYAIEYFNIILGFFPIYMASNMINAVVRADGSPSWSMFSMLLGAVINIILDPIFIFACHWGMAGAAWATVIGQVASFVVSIIYLFRTKNFKLKLKSFIPRLRIFAEAIKLGMSSFITQLTIVIISLVCNIMLAKYGAMSKYGIDIPIALIGIESKVFTVVINIVVGIVLGCQPIIGYNIGARKLDRVAKLYKSVLLCTVVIGVVSTLLFELAPGAVASIFGKPTNIPNPDDYWDFARKLFRIFLSLVTFTCTIKMSSIFFQAVGKPIFAVLTSLIRDIVCFVPLICILPLFYGIDGILAAAPIADAIAMIVTAALTIVYFKSLARLKKSAPSVEQPAALDEQEEKSGEAPTTGSLQSSVIVTIAREHGSSGKQIAKLVAEKLGLPFYYKEMIAIAAQESGLDKEFISDINADAPSVLKSLYLSTDAVSQAVSAQEKAINMIADKGSCVIVGRAADYVLRERSELVSIFVHAPEEYRTERIKEVYGDSQEEALKNIRRSDKARAAYYKNISGKVWGDTRNYDFAVDSSIGVEQTAEIIADYIIKKVNG
- a CDS encoding flavin reductase family protein, translating into MLKDLGVKPYTFPMPVLMISSYNEDGSVDVMNMAWGGVCAENMVALNIDEDHKTSENIKRTGAFTLSIADVDHIEEADFFGIATGNKMGDKFERSGLHAKKSSRVNAPIVEEFPLTLECKVVECQNTVYGFRVLGEILNVLADEKVLDEKGKVDPTKLKAFVFDQFQSGYYAIGEKVGQAWRSGAKLMKK
- a CDS encoding flavodoxin family protein; this encodes MKITVINGTEKHGVTYKLKELFLQNFGSVAEITEFYLPKDCPAFCAGCTNCFMRGEDTCKDYSYINTIEKSLLQADLIVMTSPAYVMHATGAMKTLLDHFGYRWMPHRPAAEMFGKRAVIITQCLGAGSKSTATDIKHSLSWWGVSKIGIFKCALMSDIIWDNLPEKKRKGLTNKINRFACKFAKINYSKPAHTKTITKIKFKFCRIIQKQIRKKGIASLDNEYWYDNGWLNKDCPWKRKH
- a CDS encoding recombinase family protein; translation: MNNAVIYARYSSQGQNEQSIEGQVRICTAYAESKGFTVVKTYMDKARTGTNDNRPDFQKMISDADKGAFQYIIVYKFDRFARNRIDSIMYKAQLKKQYGIRVVSATEPVSDDEGGEIYEMFLEWNDEKYSERLSKRVRDGLDMSVKNGTYCGGYLIYGYKLIDTDKKGNKGTIHKVAIDEEQAEVVRFIFTEYANGTDKKEIADTLNKRHILNKGKPFTFRTFENWLSNAKYTGEFMHGQRLCTNTYPAIIDKATFEKVQKRLKKNKILAGANSAIEPYLLTGKAFCGLCGTPMIAGGGTSRLGKKHYYYVCKQKNKALCDKKREDKDKLELYVTQVVHDFLSDRKIVEKAAQDTINYYEQRTGDNGMKSIEAQIRHAQDEAEQLTNAFILARNDLLRTNIERKMQEVEILIKDLTAHKAQIELERGQKITKEKIIDFVAMLITGDPNDKEYQKKLIDHLVYKVYVYDDTVVTYLTFGNDKEIKEIDLADNDKVLSAIKVQSLSPLVHQIK
- a CDS encoding RES family NAD+ phosphorylase; protein product: MEKFTAILGAKSMGFDEQMRLTESDWKTLLKYDTWEYLNLLRKRLSTNRNCILPLLNKILYTFAFEDFSQWYSQSCLEPNFYKLYRARIYTKPIVKELENSPFQGYDEKNSFVPPANSIKFEGRVNKRHQVVLYAASSPQGAIAEINPNVGNVVSVATIDINRNLHLFNMAHTNMGIEAGTPQKTDWIQKFILDLAECFYSVYINKEDYYLSQYVGSYIKTLGFDGIRYFSSKNESNISETANFNYAIFNYDKCKAVSSKKYYIQKVSISAFEFN
- a CDS encoding helix-turn-helix transcriptional regulator, producing MDLYESYSDIKNRLFIFEQDNYTHMPHFHKSIEMQIVTAGELTVTIGIKKITLKKGEILFIPPYYPHSLSGSSEQTKNTVIIIPERYYKDIAERHDLNFFILDNKEINGKILDVVQAMQVYLTDTDGDSLIIDGLVRVLFGLIIANYTSSNTQKRELDLIQKIIDYLNMHFTEHITISQAAAEFGFSKNYFSKIFNEYFGCNFTTYINRLRIRYINQNMNSSDKNLIDVVMDSGFGSVSAYYAFLKRTT